Proteins encoded by one window of Burkholderia plantarii:
- a CDS encoding CPBP family intramembrane glutamic endopeptidase — MALLFGPLAYCVYRLMLPWIVSQFSLQDTARYTIAVVYGPSALLLLAFFLAHKRWCYPDIRFIGDIRRQHLIHGILAVSTIYLTTYGAALLLGQPREVSMTYLYDFKTPVQVAVMVACLLLLPPVVEEVAFRHFLLSLFPFKANGWTALIAAIGTASFFSYQHRAIYQHPTTFLALFALGLVFAQVRIRSNGLALPIGLHAYAIAFALACDQVVAHIQT; from the coding sequence TTGGCATTGCTGTTCGGGCCATTAGCCTACTGCGTATATCGCCTGATGCTGCCATGGATCGTCAGCCAGTTCAGCTTACAAGACACGGCGCGCTATACAATAGCGGTGGTCTACGGTCCGTCCGCCTTGTTGCTTCTCGCATTTTTTCTTGCTCACAAGCGTTGGTGCTATCCCGACATCCGTTTCATTGGTGACATTCGACGCCAGCATTTGATACACGGCATTCTGGCCGTATCCACCATCTATCTGACGACTTACGGCGCAGCGCTGTTGCTTGGGCAACCACGTGAAGTCAGCATGACATACCTTTACGACTTCAAAACACCAGTGCAGGTAGCAGTGATGGTGGCCTGCCTGCTATTGCTTCCGCCTGTCGTGGAAGAAGTCGCTTTCCGCCATTTTCTGCTTTCACTGTTCCCCTTCAAGGCAAATGGCTGGACTGCGTTGATTGCTGCCATAGGTACAGCGAGCTTCTTCTCCTATCAACACCGCGCAATCTATCAGCACCCAACAACCTTCTTAGCACTGTTCGCGCTCGGCCTTGTGTTTGCGCAGGTACGAATTCGCTCCAATGGCCTTGCACTTCCAATCGGATTGCACGCCTACGCTATCGCCTTCGCATTGGCTTGCGATCAAGTGGTCGCACACATTCAAACTTAA
- a CDS encoding S26 family signal peptidase codes for MITISPSGTASHPRSHRRARTGVATLAACGFAALAWASFVSPLPRLTYNPSDSVAVGWYRIDPLDHRAGSLPRPLTVDSIVLVPLPAEAAALAAQRGYLPTRVPLLKRIGAVSPQEVCIAGGIVRIDDVPSATVLSVDRLGRPLPSWPQCRRLEPGELFLLSVTNPASFDSRYFGPVDASTVIGVAHPVWLETRQ; via the coding sequence ATGATAACCATTTCCCCATCCGGCACCGCGTCGCATCCTCGCTCGCACAGACGCGCTCGTACCGGCGTGGCAACACTGGCCGCTTGCGGCTTCGCTGCGCTGGCCTGGGCGTCCTTTGTGTCACCGCTGCCGCGCCTGACCTACAACCCGTCCGACAGCGTGGCGGTCGGCTGGTATCGCATCGACCCGCTCGACCATCGGGCCGGCTCGTTGCCACGTCCATTGACCGTGGACAGCATCGTGCTCGTCCCCTTGCCGGCCGAGGCCGCCGCACTTGCTGCGCAGCGCGGCTATCTGCCGACGCGCGTACCGCTGCTCAAGCGCATCGGTGCGGTCTCGCCGCAGGAGGTGTGCATCGCGGGCGGAATCGTCCGCATCGACGACGTGCCTTCGGCCACCGTGCTGAGTGTCGACCGGCTGGGCCGTCCGCTGCCATCGTGGCCGCAGTGCCGCCGCCTCGAACCGGGCGAACTGTTCCTGTTGAGCGTGACCAATCCTGCGTCGTTCGACAGCAGGTATTTCGGGCCGGTCGATGCATCCACCGTGATCGGTGTTGCGCATCCGGTCTGGCTGGAGACGCGTCAGTGA
- a CDS encoding DUF736 domain-containing protein: protein MANIGTFTAEKDGFTGTLRTLMLSVKVKLVPNDKGDSENAPDFRVQAAGHDIGAAWKKVSKAERPYVSVTLDDPSFPATVYARLIENEDGTHDLIWSRSKPQQTD from the coding sequence ATGGCTAACATCGGCACCTTCACCGCAGAGAAAGACGGCTTCACCGGCACGCTCCGTACCCTGATGCTCAGCGTCAAGGTCAAGCTGGTTCCCAACGACAAGGGCGACAGCGAGAACGCCCCCGACTTCCGCGTGCAGGCGGCCGGCCACGACATCGGCGCGGCGTGGAAGAAAGTCAGCAAGGCCGAACGGCCCTACGTGTCCGTGACCCTCGACGATCCTTCGTTCCCGGCAACGGTCTACGCCCGTCTGATCGAGAACGAAGACGGCACGCACGACCTGATCTGGTCGCGCAGCAAGCCACAGCAGACGGACTAA
- a CDS encoding DUF932 domain-containing protein yields MQLASRFASRSPILRSEYPLSDDQICAVAPSIFADAPHESRSERYSYIPTATVLQELRGEGFEPFMVCQTRVRQDDRRDYTKHMIRLRHASQINGREANEIILLNSHDGTSSYQMLAGMFRFVCSNGLVCGDTVADVRVPHKGDVAGHVIEGAYEVLHGFDRAQASRDAMQSITLDSGEAEVFARAALALKYDEATPAPITESQILMPRRHDDSRRDLWSVFNRTQENLIKGGLSACAANGRRQTTRPVQGIDNGIRLNRALWLLADGLRQLKA; encoded by the coding sequence ATGCAACTCGCTTCCCGTTTCGCTTCGCGCTCGCCGATACTGCGTTCGGAATATCCCTTGTCCGACGATCAAATCTGCGCCGTAGCGCCTTCAATCTTCGCGGATGCCCCGCACGAAAGCCGTTCCGAGCGTTACAGCTACATCCCCACCGCTACGGTGCTGCAAGAGCTGCGCGGCGAAGGCTTCGAGCCTTTCATGGTGTGCCAGACCCGCGTGCGGCAGGACGACCGCCGCGACTACACCAAGCACATGATCCGGCTGCGCCACGCCAGCCAGATCAACGGACGCGAAGCCAACGAAATCATTCTGCTGAACTCCCATGACGGGACGAGCAGCTATCAGATGCTCGCCGGCATGTTCCGGTTCGTGTGCAGCAATGGCCTTGTCTGCGGCGACACCGTGGCGGACGTGCGCGTACCCCACAAGGGCGACGTGGCCGGGCACGTCATCGAAGGCGCTTACGAAGTCCTGCACGGCTTCGACCGCGCGCAGGCATCCCGCGATGCCATGCAGTCGATCACGCTGGACAGCGGCGAGGCGGAAGTATTCGCCCGCGCTGCGCTGGCGTTGAAATACGACGAGGCAACGCCCGCACCCATCACGGAATCGCAAATCCTGATGCCGCGCCGTCACGACGACAGCCGCCGCGACCTGTGGAGCGTGTTCAACCGCACCCAAGAAAACCTCATCAAAGGCGGCCTGTCCGCCTGCGCCGCGAATGGTCGCCGCCAGACCACGCGCCCGGTGCAGGGCATCGACAACGGCATTCGCCTCAATCGCGCCCTGTGGCTGCTGGCCGATGGCCTGCGCCAGTTGAAAGCCTGA
- a CDS encoding DUF2958 domain-containing protein yields the protein MTQPLVTAEQRAQLLAVGAARAAGQSIDPLPAVRLFTPDAHATWLLAAIDPADGDTAWGLIDLGIGMPALGTVRLSDLAGIVGPLQRPVLRDLYFHAVRPLSEYVVLAERDGSISD from the coding sequence ATGACACAGCCGCTCGTCACTGCCGAACAACGTGCGCAACTGCTCGCCGTCGGTGCAGCGCGCGCAGCCGGTCAAAGCATTGACCCGCTGCCGGCAGTACGCCTGTTCACGCCGGACGCACACGCGACCTGGCTGCTGGCCGCGATCGATCCGGCCGATGGCGATACTGCTTGGGGGTTGATCGATCTCGGGATCGGGATGCCGGCGCTCGGGACGGTCAGGCTGTCTGACCTGGCCGGGATCGTCGGGCCGCTACAACGACCCGTCCTACGCGATCTGTATTTCCACGCGGTACGGCCGCTATCGGAGTACGTCGTGCTCGCAGAGCGCGATGGCTCAATCTCCGACTGA
- a CDS encoding replication initiator protein A — translation MAIALSSLSREREQLDLFRALPGDMAPRDAQDLMAFPFFSLAKSRRTAPIDFRSGDVTIRVEGTQEHGIATIWDADVLIWAASQIVEARDAGLRPSRLMQATPYEILRFIGRGVSLRDYQRLKAALDRLQSTTVATSIRETTRRRLHRFSWINEWKELADARGTPLGIELILPDWFYAGVLDAALVLTIDPAYFRLTGGIERWLYRLVRKHGGRQPGGWQFDFRHLHKKSGSTAKPYDFACDLRALVARQSLPGYVLGIERMPDSNAELLTFRPVPFTARG, via the coding sequence ATGGCCATCGCCTTGTCCAGCCTATCGCGAGAGCGAGAACAGCTCGACCTGTTCCGCGCCTTGCCGGGCGACATGGCGCCGCGCGACGCCCAGGACTTGATGGCCTTTCCGTTCTTCTCGCTGGCGAAGTCACGGCGCACGGCGCCGATCGACTTTCGCAGCGGCGACGTCACGATCCGCGTGGAAGGTACGCAGGAGCACGGTATAGCGACTATATGGGACGCGGACGTGCTGATTTGGGCTGCCTCGCAGATCGTGGAAGCGCGCGACGCGGGCTTGCGCCCGTCGCGACTGATGCAGGCCACGCCCTACGAGATCCTGCGCTTCATCGGGCGCGGTGTGTCGCTGCGCGACTACCAGCGCCTCAAGGCCGCGCTCGACCGGCTGCAATCGACAACGGTGGCGACTTCCATCCGCGAGACGACCAGGCGGCGGCTGCATCGCTTCTCGTGGATCAACGAATGGAAGGAACTGGCCGACGCTCGCGGCACGCCGCTGGGCATCGAGCTGATCCTGCCGGACTGGTTCTATGCCGGCGTGCTCGACGCCGCCTTGGTGCTGACCATCGATCCGGCGTATTTCCGGCTCACTGGCGGCATCGAGCGGTGGCTGTATCGGCTGGTACGCAAGCATGGCGGCAGACAGCCGGGCGGCTGGCAATTCGACTTCCGGCACCTGCACAAGAAGTCGGGCAGCACGGCGAAGCCCTACGACTTCGCCTGCGATCTGCGCGCGCTGGTCGCGCGGCAGTCACTACCGGGCTACGTGCTCGGCATCGAGCGGATGCCAGACAGCAACGCCGAACTGCTGACCTTCCGGCCCGTGCCGTTCACGGCACGGGGATAA
- a CDS encoding DUF2840 domain-containing protein — protein sequence MNASALAATTAPSPSLAVLAGQAGIAPLTRVSLAYVEQRIDVYLRFGEPTRTIRLDRWRRVAVFLPGALLCRIRWQANDYGTIRWQLMVMQACASLDAAQRIPGVLPGARLLLHAEGEPAVRAVLAQLDAIEAQGIAPADVSPAYWRTLGNRLAARLPVPAYTAERHAAWLAGRALP from the coding sequence ATGAACGCATCTGCTCTGGCGGCCACGACTGCGCCGTCGCCATCGCTCGCGGTGCTCGCCGGTCAAGCCGGCATTGCGCCGCTGACGCGCGTTTCGCTCGCCTACGTTGAGCAGCGCATCGACGTGTATCTGCGCTTCGGCGAGCCGACCCGTACTATCCGGCTCGACCGCTGGCGTCGCGTTGCGGTGTTCCTGCCGGGCGCGCTGTTATGCCGCATCCGCTGGCAGGCGAACGACTACGGCACAATCCGCTGGCAGCTCATGGTGATGCAGGCTTGCGCGTCGCTGGACGCGGCGCAGCGCATCCCCGGCGTGCTGCCCGGCGCGCGCCTGCTGCTGCACGCCGAAGGCGAACCCGCCGTGCGCGCCGTGCTGGCGCAGCTCGACGCCATCGAGGCGCAGGGCATCGCGCCCGCGGACGTATCGCCGGCGTACTGGCGCACGCTCGGCAACCGGCTCGCTGCACGCTTGCCGGTTCCCGCGTACACCGCCGAGCGGCACGCCGCCTGGCTGGCCGGGAGGGCGCTGCCATGA
- a CDS encoding helix-turn-helix transcriptional regulator: MRPAPLRPSAALIAAPAQPQRYLTNDEAAEYLRLSPRTLEKQRVIGNGPKFRKFGRRVMYAAADLDAWADQRSYETTSDPEYAEHHSADSRAR; encoded by the coding sequence ATGCGTCCTGCTCCCTTGCGGCCTTCTGCCGCACTCATCGCCGCGCCTGCGCAACCCCAACGCTACCTCACCAACGACGAAGCCGCCGAATACCTGCGGCTGTCGCCGCGCACGCTCGAAAAGCAGCGCGTGATCGGCAACGGGCCGAAGTTCCGCAAGTTCGGCCGCCGCGTGATGTACGCAGCAGCCGATCTCGATGCTTGGGCCGACCAGCGCAGCTACGAAACCACGTCCGATCCCGAATACGCCGAACACCATTCGGCCGACAGCCGTGCGCGCTGA
- a CDS encoding DUF2285 domain-containing protein, with protein sequence MADRSSEAWYPTAAYLYVLHLDGPTLAWEYLRRHPDYRRDWLRGRRQLAVAHAWGLRMLEDPTLDARDAHPDWFPDPVDVLQLYPDADPPPDADAFAFWRIPGHKYLVYDGKRLLLTAAWPGCRVRLTLAPGVADGMAYLYAIRAGAASAKSYRAITTELDMLATAEATIPAGVARTRPKPAALLELHTLQALDAALAGASLRETAEGLFGAEAVASGWYADGGLRSRVRRLVRRGQSLMRGGYRRLIQLD encoded by the coding sequence ATGGCCGATCGGAGCTCTGAAGCCTGGTATCCCACCGCTGCGTACCTGTATGTGTTGCATCTCGACGGCCCTACGTTGGCTTGGGAGTACCTGCGCCGCCATCCCGATTACCGGCGCGACTGGCTGCGCGGTCGCCGGCAACTGGCGGTGGCTCACGCCTGGGGCTTGCGCATGCTGGAAGACCCGACACTCGATGCACGCGACGCGCATCCAGATTGGTTTCCCGATCCTGTCGATGTGCTCCAACTCTACCCGGATGCCGACCCGCCACCGGACGCCGACGCTTTCGCGTTCTGGCGCATCCCTGGCCACAAGTATCTTGTCTACGATGGCAAGCGCCTTTTGTTGACGGCAGCCTGGCCCGGATGCCGCGTGCGGTTAACACTGGCGCCGGGCGTGGCCGATGGCATGGCCTACCTCTATGCCATTCGTGCGGGCGCTGCGTCCGCTAAAAGCTATCGCGCGATTACGACCGAGCTGGACATGCTGGCAACGGCGGAGGCGACCATCCCTGCGGGAGTGGCTCGCACGCGGCCCAAACCCGCCGCACTGCTGGAACTGCACACCTTGCAGGCGCTTGACGCGGCTCTCGCGGGCGCGTCCTTGCGCGAGACAGCCGAAGGGCTGTTCGGCGCCGAGGCCGTGGCTTCCGGCTGGTACGCGGACGGCGGCCTACGCTCGCGCGTGCGTCGCCTGGTGCGGCGCGGTCAATCGCTGATGCGCGGCGGCTACCGCCGCCTGATACAGCTCGATTGA
- the parA gene encoding ParA family partition ATPase translates to MIVALLNQKGGVGKTTLATHIAGELAMRGSHVILLDADPQGSALDWTQRRAQQGLPRLFSAVGLARETLHQEAPELARRADHVVIDGPPRIAALARSALLAAERVLIPVQPSPYDLWASAEMVALIREAQVFRPALRAAFVVNRRVSTTVIGREARSALADQPLPALRADVHQRIVFADSVTAGRLARETAPDSAAAREIAALTDELLRWPT, encoded by the coding sequence ATGATCGTCGCGCTGCTCAATCAGAAAGGTGGCGTCGGCAAGACCACGCTCGCTACCCACATCGCCGGCGAACTGGCAATGCGTGGATCGCACGTCATCCTGCTCGATGCTGACCCGCAAGGCTCGGCATTGGACTGGACGCAGCGACGCGCCCAGCAGGGCTTGCCACGGCTATTCAGCGCCGTGGGCCTCGCCCGCGAGACGCTGCACCAGGAAGCGCCGGAGCTTGCCCGTCGCGCCGATCACGTCGTCATCGACGGTCCGCCGCGCATCGCCGCCTTGGCGCGCTCTGCGCTGCTGGCGGCCGAGCGCGTGCTGATTCCCGTGCAGCCCAGCCCCTACGACCTGTGGGCCTCTGCCGAGATGGTGGCGCTGATCCGTGAAGCGCAGGTGTTCAGGCCTGCGTTGCGCGCGGCCTTCGTCGTCAATCGGCGCGTCAGCACCACCGTCATCGGCCGCGAGGCGCGCAGCGCGCTCGCCGACCAGCCGCTGCCCGCGCTGCGCGCGGACGTGCATCAGCGCATCGTGTTCGCCGACAGCGTGACCGCTGGCCGGCTCGCACGCGAGACGGCACCCGACAGCGCCGCCGCGCGCGAGATCGCCGCGTTGACCGACGAACTGCTGCGGTGGCCGACATGA
- a CDS encoding helix-turn-helix domain-containing protein, with product MQKRSIQPGRPAGATTFDAELAQAFGAAVRALRTERGIAQESLANLAGIERSHMGKVERGEHMPTLAIIFKIAGALGCSTTVVMAETERQLTASDS from the coding sequence ATGCAGAAGCGATCCATCCAGCCAGGCCGGCCTGCCGGCGCCACCACCTTCGATGCCGAACTGGCGCAAGCCTTCGGTGCGGCGGTGCGCGCACTGCGAACGGAACGCGGGATTGCGCAGGAGTCGCTGGCTAACCTGGCCGGCATCGAGCGTTCCCATATGGGTAAGGTCGAGCGCGGCGAGCACATGCCCACGCTGGCGATCATCTTCAAGATCGCCGGCGCGCTCGGATGCAGTACGACTGTAGTGATGGCTGAAACGGAACGCCAACTCACGGCGTCCGACTCATAA
- a CDS encoding DUF4917 family protein translates to MPHPIVPWRDIAPNYYRGTILLGNGASIAVSPSFGYGSLLDHAQRAGLIAVDVQQLFHSFGTSDFELILRLVWQASNVNRSLQIPDHRTHQAYLNVRECLIEAVRGVHPAYDLVTDRLPSMYQFLKEFDTVLSLNYDLLVYWTMTYGLNVQDGHLFKDCFVGGMFDDAWQRFREPYRERTNTLVFYPHGSLALCRTVVEQEFKIHNAGEGLLEAILAEWRSERVVPLFVSEGTMPQKVSSIQNSYYLSTVYREVLTSQRFTLTLFGWGLGEHDRHLLRRMRGTGIQRVAVSVFRGDQVYCNYAHQVIQDDLGPVHVDFFDSESPGCWIHAMPLVLPRFG, encoded by the coding sequence ATGCCACATCCCATAGTACCGTGGAGAGACATTGCACCTAATTACTATCGAGGCACGATTCTGCTGGGCAATGGAGCGAGCATTGCCGTTTCGCCAAGCTTTGGCTACGGCTCATTGCTAGACCATGCCCAACGAGCGGGCTTGATAGCAGTGGACGTGCAGCAACTCTTTCATTCTTTCGGAACATCTGATTTTGAGCTGATCCTGCGACTGGTTTGGCAGGCGTCCAACGTTAACAGGTCACTACAGATACCAGACCATCGCACCCATCAAGCCTATCTAAATGTTAGGGAGTGCTTGATTGAGGCTGTTCGCGGCGTACATCCTGCGTATGATCTAGTGACTGATCGCTTACCCAGCATGTACCAGTTTCTCAAAGAATTCGATACCGTTCTATCGTTGAACTATGACTTGCTGGTCTACTGGACAATGACCTATGGACTCAATGTTCAAGATGGCCACTTATTCAAGGATTGCTTCGTTGGGGGCATGTTCGATGATGCTTGGCAGAGATTTCGTGAGCCTTATAGGGAGCGGACGAACACCTTGGTCTTCTACCCACATGGAAGCTTGGCTCTGTGCCGAACTGTGGTGGAACAGGAGTTCAAGATTCACAATGCCGGAGAAGGCTTGCTGGAGGCAATTCTTGCGGAGTGGCGAAGCGAACGAGTTGTACCGCTATTTGTCAGCGAAGGAACGATGCCGCAAAAAGTTTCATCTATCCAGAATAGCTACTACCTATCTACGGTGTACCGCGAGGTGCTCACGTCTCAACGATTCACATTGACGTTATTCGGTTGGGGACTCGGGGAGCATGACAGACATCTGTTACGACGGATGCGTGGAACTGGTATCCAACGGGTGGCGGTCTCCGTTTTTCGTGGCGATCAGGTTTATTGCAACTATGCACACCAAGTCATTCAAGATGATTTAGGGCCGGTCCATGTGGATTTCTTTGATAGTGAAAGTCCCGGATGCTGGATTCATGCGATGCCGCTGGTGTTACCAAGATTCGGCTGA
- a CDS encoding ParB/RepB/Spo0J family partition protein, with product MNAVTKTEAIALETAAPLEVADPTKNLILVPLSQLLPSRSKRNVRTTPRQSIPELAASIARVGLLQNLIVILSTDGEQYEVVAGDRRLTALKLLAKKKRIAADYEVPCLLVADASARTVSLAENVQRENMHPADQFAAFAALVKEGRPIEDIAADFGVSPLVVQRRLKLANVSPRLLADYRSGNPGAVTLEQLMALTITDDHAEQEAAYYGAPEWQRGASALRDRLTEREITARHPLVRFVGLDAYTQAGGGIRRDLFAEGDAGTYLTDAALLETLVRGKLDEQAEDVRAEGWAWVDAVPHMSLAERQEFQNATRHRREPTSREARRIASLQTRLDKLDAELEEAYDAEDEDKTVALEPRREQVAEELQAIEEGLRDYAPDMRAVAGAIVTLDREGEAVIHRGLLREAEAKALRTLEKLRQDFSVGDGANDEEDHDAEAPKPASLSDRLAQRLSAHRTAALQIEVARHPHVALAALVHGMVQTVLQADACGDGLPLGVSLKVQDRLEGMAPDVPESPAAVALCELQEVVGEALPQDSADLFAALQAKSQDELVRLLAVCMASTVDVVTPRASQQQPGAELAQAVGLDMAAWWKPTAEGYFRHIAKPAILDAVNQYAPEHVTRLSKLKKGDIASEAERLADGTGWMPAVFQIDHRTEPEGVSMVADEADAPDDAAEVEETHALAV from the coding sequence ATGAACGCCGTTACCAAAACCGAAGCCATCGCCCTCGAAACCGCCGCGCCTCTGGAAGTGGCCGACCCGACCAAGAACCTGATTCTGGTTCCGCTGTCGCAGTTGTTGCCGAGCCGTTCCAAGCGCAACGTCCGCACGACCCCGCGCCAGTCCATCCCCGAACTGGCCGCGAGCATTGCCCGCGTCGGCCTGCTGCAAAACCTCATCGTCATCCTGTCCACCGATGGCGAACAGTACGAAGTCGTCGCAGGCGACCGCCGCCTGACTGCGTTGAAGCTGCTGGCGAAGAAAAAGCGCATCGCCGCCGACTACGAAGTGCCGTGCCTGCTGGTGGCCGATGCGTCCGCCCGTACCGTCAGCCTCGCCGAGAACGTGCAGCGCGAGAACATGCACCCGGCCGACCAGTTCGCGGCCTTCGCCGCGCTGGTCAAGGAAGGCCGTCCCATCGAGGACATTGCCGCCGACTTCGGCGTGTCCCCGCTGGTCGTGCAGCGCCGTCTCAAGCTCGCCAACGTCTCGCCGCGCCTGCTGGCCGACTACCGCAGCGGCAATCCGGGCGCGGTGACGCTGGAGCAGTTGATGGCCCTGACCATCACCGACGACCACGCCGAACAGGAAGCCGCGTACTACGGTGCGCCGGAATGGCAGCGCGGCGCGTCCGCGTTGCGCGACCGCCTGACCGAGCGCGAAATCACTGCCAGGCATCCGCTGGTGCGTTTCGTCGGGCTGGACGCCTACACGCAGGCAGGCGGCGGCATCCGCCGCGATCTGTTCGCGGAAGGCGATGCCGGCACCTACCTGACCGATGCCGCGCTGCTGGAAACGCTGGTGCGCGGCAAGCTGGACGAGCAGGCCGAGGACGTGCGCGCCGAGGGTTGGGCGTGGGTGGACGCCGTGCCGCACATGAGCCTCGCCGAACGGCAGGAGTTCCAGAATGCGACGCGCCATCGCCGCGAGCCGACGAGCCGCGAAGCCCGTCGCATCGCGTCCCTGCAAACCCGCCTCGACAAGCTCGATGCCGAACTGGAAGAAGCCTACGATGCCGAGGACGAGGACAAGACCGTGGCGCTGGAACCACGCCGCGAGCAGGTGGCCGAAGAACTGCAAGCCATCGAAGAAGGCTTGCGCGACTATGCCCCGGACATGCGCGCCGTGGCCGGTGCCATCGTCACGCTCGACCGCGAAGGCGAAGCGGTGATTCATCGCGGCCTGCTGCGCGAGGCCGAGGCGAAGGCGCTGCGGACACTGGAAAAGCTGCGGCAGGATTTCAGCGTGGGCGACGGTGCGAACGACGAGGAAGACCACGACGCCGAAGCACCCAAGCCCGCGAGCCTGTCCGACCGGCTCGCTCAGCGATTGAGCGCCCACCGCACGGCGGCGCTGCAAATCGAAGTCGCACGGCATCCGCACGTTGCGCTGGCCGCGCTGGTGCATGGCATGGTGCAGACCGTATTGCAGGCCGACGCCTGCGGCGACGGCTTGCCGCTCGGCGTGAGCCTGAAGGTGCAAGACCGGCTGGAAGGCATGGCCCCGGACGTGCCGGAATCACCCGCTGCTGTGGCGCTGTGCGAGTTGCAGGAAGTCGTGGGTGAAGCCTTGCCGCAGGACAGCGCCGACCTGTTCGCCGCGTTGCAGGCGAAATCGCAAGACGAGCTGGTGCGCCTGCTGGCCGTGTGCATGGCTTCCACGGTGGACGTGGTGACGCCACGCGCCTCGCAGCAGCAACCCGGCGCAGAACTGGCGCAGGCCGTAGGGCTGGACATGGCCGCATGGTGGAAGCCGACCGCCGAGGGCTATTTCCGCCACATCGCCAAGCCCGCGATTCTGGACGCTGTGAACCAGTACGCCCCGGAACACGTTACCCGCCTGTCGAAGTTGAAGAAGGGCGACATTGCCAGCGAAGCAGAGCGGTTGGCGGATGGCACTGGCTGGATGCCCGCTGTGTTCCAGATCGACCACCGCACCGAGCCGGAAGGCGTGTCGATGGTGGCGGACGAGGCCGACGCGCCGGACGATGCCGCCGAGGTGGAGGAAACGCACGCGCTGGCTGTGTAA